A stretch of Desulfobacter hydrogenophilus DNA encodes these proteins:
- a CDS encoding YihY/virulence factor BrkB family protein yields MAEAEMKPIISFPFSFESFRVKAIRVLYRAARGYQRDSCALRASALSLYTLFSIVPVMAMAFGIAKGFGFRQFLEAEVMALFEGHEEIVQNILVFSNNLLEKTQGGLMAVLGVLLLLYSLIKLMFHIEDTFNSIWWVRDGRPLIRKLTDYLTIALAAGLLALLSGSVNLFMIPRLESLWAYLGVPIDIKGIISFFISIVPYVVTWSLFMFFYVIIPHKKINFRAAAIGAVFAGTLFQIIQTAFLKFQVFVTGYNAIYGSFTALPMFLIWLQVSWGVLLYGTEIAFEWENIENEKTPNLTLNATSIRARKLVMLEIVKGCVQRFAEKKPPATDIRIARELNLPLTIVHYLLEILMNADVLYSVNLGGNTTGYTPAMDIECMSIMDVLCAVEHQGDSRAYTAGTLLAQALEDSLDGFDRAARACNGERLIKDI; encoded by the coding sequence ATGGCTGAAGCGGAAATGAAGCCGATTATATCCTTTCCCTTTTCCTTTGAGTCATTTAGGGTCAAGGCCATCCGGGTGCTTTACAGAGCGGCTAGGGGGTATCAACGGGACAGTTGTGCGCTGCGTGCATCGGCTTTGAGCCTGTATACCCTTTTCAGTATTGTGCCTGTTATGGCCATGGCCTTTGGTATTGCCAAGGGCTTCGGGTTCCGGCAGTTCCTTGAGGCAGAGGTGATGGCTTTGTTTGAGGGCCATGAGGAGATTGTCCAAAATATCCTGGTTTTCTCCAATAACCTGCTGGAAAAAACCCAGGGCGGGCTCATGGCTGTGCTGGGTGTTCTGCTTCTTTTATACTCCCTGATTAAATTGATGTTTCATATTGAAGATACATTCAACTCTATCTGGTGGGTCAGGGATGGCCGGCCTTTGATTAGAAAGCTCACTGATTATCTGACCATTGCACTGGCTGCAGGACTCCTCGCCCTTTTGTCCGGATCCGTGAATTTGTTCATGATTCCACGTCTGGAATCCTTATGGGCCTATCTTGGCGTTCCCATTGACATTAAAGGTATAATTTCTTTTTTTATCAGCATTGTTCCCTATGTGGTCACCTGGTCGCTATTCATGTTTTTTTATGTGATCATACCCCATAAAAAGATAAATTTCAGGGCAGCGGCCATAGGGGCGGTGTTTGCCGGCACCCTGTTTCAGATTATCCAGACCGCCTTTTTGAAATTTCAGGTTTTTGTCACAGGCTATAATGCCATCTATGGCAGTTTTACCGCATTGCCCATGTTTCTGATTTGGTTGCAGGTCTCCTGGGGGGTACTGCTCTACGGCACGGAAATCGCTTTTGAGTGGGAAAATATCGAAAATGAAAAAACCCCGAACCTGACTTTAAATGCCACGAGCATTCGGGCTAGAAAACTTGTCATGCTGGAAATTGTCAAGGGATGTGTGCAGCGTTTTGCCGAAAAAAAGCCCCCGGCCACAGATATCCGTATTGCAAGGGAACTAAATCTGCCCTTGACTATTGTACATTATCTTCTAGAAATTCTGATGAATGCGGATGTTTTGTATTCAGTCAATCTTGGAGGCAATACAACCGGGTATACCCCGGCCATGGATATTGAGTGCATGAGTATCATGGATGTGCTTTGTGCCGTAGAGCATCAGGGTGATTCAAGGGCGTATACGGCGGGTACCCTGCTGGCCCAAGCCCTGGAGGACAGCCTGGATGGGTTTGACAGGGCAGCCCGGGCATGTAATGGAGAGCGGTTGATTAAAGATATCTGA
- a CDS encoding NAD-dependent epimerase/dehydratase family protein has translation MSLGNTLVTGGGGFLGKALVRKLVDKGEHVFSFSRSRYSELDKLGAFQIQGDLADADAVADALKGMDTVFHTAAKPGIWGAYDEYFRINVTGTVHVIDACMKNKVSQLIHTSSPSVVFDDKDMHGANEWAPYPNKYLAPYPETKALAEKEVIKAAGQGLCVIILRPHLIWGPEDSHLVPGIISRAQRLKIIGPDTDLVDTIYVDNAADAHILAAEKLSKNPDLSGNIYFISQDEPMSKWTLANAFLAAAGLPPIKGHVSGRTAYVAGWLFEFIYRTFGIKKDPPMTRFAAKELATSHWFDISRAKKDLGYVPKISTQEGLKRLEVWLKRK, from the coding sequence ATGAGTTTGGGAAATACCCTGGTCACTGGCGGTGGCGGTTTTTTGGGCAAGGCGCTGGTCAGAAAATTAGTGGATAAAGGGGAGCATGTTTTTTCATTTTCCCGGTCCCGGTATTCGGAACTGGATAAACTGGGCGCTTTCCAGATTCAGGGGGACCTTGCTGATGCCGATGCTGTGGCCGATGCCTTAAAAGGCATGGACACCGTATTTCATACTGCGGCAAAACCCGGTATATGGGGCGCTTATGATGAATATTTCCGTATTAATGTAACCGGAACTGTGCATGTCATTGACGCCTGCATGAAAAATAAGGTGAGTCAGCTGATTCATACCAGTTCACCTTCTGTGGTGTTTGATGATAAGGATATGCACGGGGCAAATGAGTGGGCCCCTTATCCGAATAAATATCTGGCCCCCTATCCTGAAACCAAAGCGCTGGCAGAAAAAGAGGTAATTAAAGCGGCGGGGCAGGGGCTTTGTGTCATCATTTTGAGACCCCATTTGATCTGGGGACCGGAAGATAGTCACCTGGTGCCGGGTATTATTAGTAGGGCGCAACGGCTGAAAATCATTGGTCCGGATACGGATCTTGTGGACACCATTTATGTGGACAATGCAGCCGATGCCCATATCCTGGCAGCTGAAAAGTTGTCCAAAAATCCTGATTTGTCTGGAAACATATATTTTATCAGCCAGGATGAGCCCATGTCCAAATGGACCTTGGCCAATGCGTTTCTGGCTGCCGCAGGCTTGCCGCCCATTAAAGGGCATGTGTCCGGAAGGACTGCTTATGTGGCCGGGTGGCTCTTTGAATTCATTTATCGAACCTTTGGAATTAAAAAGGATCCCCCCATGACCCGGTTTGCTGCAAAGGAACTTGCCACCTCCCATTGGTTTGATATCAGCCGGGCAAAAAAAGACCTGGGCTATGTGCCGAAAATCTCCACACAGGAAGGCTTAAAACGCCTGGAGGTATGGCTGAAGCGGAAATGA
- a CDS encoding ornithine cyclodeaminase family protein: protein MLYIGKKDIAKIDRSLILNAIFHAYELLLDQNYTMPDRIHVEDGGNTLLLMPCFEHNYFATKLVSVFPGASQFGAPAVNGIMTLADNKTGMPLAVMDGAALTAERTGAVGGLAIKILTRENIETAGVIGAGVQGLAQARYLLLNRRVKQMMIFNRSPEAAFARVAVLATAYPDVNFKVAQTADSLVKACELVVAATTSKTPVFSNDPKLVKGKTFISIGSFRPDMKEFPDAVIETADRVFVDTPFASKECGDLSQPLEHGIVKDSDLLAFAHLVREPLTTEQKNNPAFGTLFFKSVGMALFDLTVASTIYEFAQENDLGIKLDF, encoded by the coding sequence GTGCTTTATATTGGCAAAAAAGATATTGCAAAAATTGACCGGTCCCTGATTCTGAACGCTATTTTTCATGCCTACGAGTTGCTACTAGATCAAAACTACACGATGCCTGACCGAATTCATGTTGAGGACGGCGGTAACACCCTTTTATTGATGCCCTGTTTTGAACACAACTATTTTGCCACCAAGCTGGTGTCTGTTTTCCCAGGCGCTTCTCAATTTGGGGCCCCGGCTGTCAACGGGATCATGACCCTGGCGGATAATAAAACCGGTATGCCACTGGCTGTCATGGACGGGGCTGCTTTGACGGCCGAGCGCACTGGTGCTGTGGGCGGGCTTGCTATTAAGATTTTAACCCGTGAGAACATCGAAACGGCCGGTGTGATTGGGGCGGGTGTCCAGGGGCTGGCCCAGGCCCGGTACCTGCTGCTCAATCGTAGGGTAAAGCAGATGATGATTTTTAATCGTTCTCCCGAGGCTGCCTTTGCAAGGGTCGCAGTCCTTGCAACGGCGTATCCTGATGTAAACTTTAAGGTCGCACAGACTGCGGACAGTCTGGTCAAGGCCTGTGAACTTGTCGTAGCCGCCACAACAAGCAAAACGCCTGTGTTCAGCAATGATCCCAAGCTGGTAAAGGGGAAAACTTTTATCTCTATTGGATCATTCAGGCCTGATATGAAAGAGTTTCCTGATGCCGTCATTGAAACAGCAGACCGTGTTTTTGTGGATACCCCCTTTGCGTCAAAGGAGTGCGGTGATTTGAGCCAACCCTTGGAACACGGCATTGTTAAAGACTCGGATTTACTTGCCTTTGCACACCTTGTCCGTGAACCTTTGACCACTGAACAAAAAAATAATCCGGCTTTCGGCACCTTATTTTTCAAGTCTGTGGGCATGGCTCTGTTTGACCTGACAGTGGCATCCACAATTTATGAATTTGCACAGGAAAATGATTTAGGTATCAAGTTGGATTTTTAA
- a CDS encoding phosphoesterase has translation MSKKQEQVLCIDRKTLPASWVTQRTVLSMDFPTFAATCTKAKCSFVRRGIAEEDRQKKQIIPYILLQTADGGMTAAYNRQGNEKRLHDLWSIGIGGHINPEDSAIGTDSFESILKKGMQRELDEELARRVAGDPIEFIGIISEDITPVGSVHMGAVFLIRTQDPEGYLPGDELRSFTWHATQKLSQLNLELWSELSLELINSLNPTL, from the coding sequence ATGAGCAAAAAACAAGAACAGGTCTTATGCATCGACCGAAAAACCCTTCCGGCATCCTGGGTCACCCAAAGAACCGTCCTTTCAATGGATTTTCCCACATTTGCCGCCACATGCACCAAAGCTAAATGTTCCTTTGTCCGCCGGGGCATTGCAGAAGAAGACAGACAAAAAAAACAGATCATTCCGTATATTCTTCTACAGACAGCTGATGGCGGCATGACTGCGGCCTACAACAGGCAAGGCAACGAAAAACGACTCCATGACCTATGGTCCATCGGGATCGGCGGCCATATCAACCCAGAAGACAGTGCGATAGGAACAGACAGCTTTGAAAGTATTTTAAAAAAAGGTATGCAAAGGGAACTGGATGAAGAACTGGCCCGGCGAGTTGCCGGTGATCCCATTGAATTCATAGGAATTATCAGTGAAGATATTACACCGGTAGGCAGCGTTCACATGGGGGCGGTATTTCTAATCAGAACACAAGACCCGGAAGGCTATCTGCCTGGAGATGAATTGCGCAGCTTTACCTGGCATGCAACACAAAAGCTCTCCCAGCTGAATTTAGAACTATGGTCCGAGCTATCCCTGGAACTTATCAATTCATTGAATCCAACACTTTAA
- a CDS encoding Trp family transcriptional regulator, protein MRIDQELLEVILSIKNKDELEIFFEEILTPAELSDLSLRWKLLKDLHAGITQRKIAEKYGISLCKITRGSKVLKKNGSIALKVLDSMN, encoded by the coding sequence ATGCGTATAGATCAGGAATTACTGGAAGTCATTTTATCCATCAAAAATAAGGATGAACTGGAAATTTTTTTTGAAGAAATTCTTACACCGGCGGAGCTTTCTGACCTTTCTCTGCGCTGGAAGCTTTTAAAAGATCTGCATGCGGGTATAACCCAGCGAAAAATTGCTGAAAAATACGGTATTAGCCTGTGTAAAATCACAAGGGGATCAAAGGTGCTGAAAAAAAATGGTTCTATTGCACTTAAAGTGTTGGATTCAATGAATTGA
- the amrA gene encoding AmmeMemoRadiSam system protein A: MISDKQGQMLLKMARISIAEKLGLPVDKTQINIDQSFLEIKLGLFVTLHKNGALRGCIGVIEPVESLKTGVGETARLAAFKDSRFAPLTRDEFDQVDLEISLLSRPEKFEYSTAKELVQGLVPFKDGVIIKKGSRQATFLPQVWEQLPDAVSFLSQLCIKAGLDADEWTKGSLTVHIYRVHLFSEKK, encoded by the coding sequence ATGATAAGTGACAAACAAGGGCAGATGCTGCTGAAGATGGCGCGCATTAGTATTGCCGAGAAACTTGGTCTTCCTGTGGATAAAACGCAAATTAATATAGATCAATCCTTTCTGGAAATTAAACTGGGGTTGTTTGTGACCCTGCATAAGAACGGTGCTTTAAGAGGCTGTATTGGTGTAATAGAACCGGTTGAGTCCTTGAAAACAGGCGTTGGGGAAACCGCAAGACTTGCTGCTTTCAAAGATTCGCGTTTTGCACCCCTTACCAGGGATGAGTTTGACCAGGTTGATCTGGAAATCAGTCTTTTGTCCCGGCCTGAAAAATTTGAATACAGTACGGCAAAAGAGTTGGTCCAAGGGCTTGTGCCGTTCAAGGATGGTGTTATCATCAAAAAAGGAAGCAGGCAGGCGACCTTTCTTCCCCAGGTCTGGGAACAATTGCCTGACGCTGTTTCCTTTTTATCTCAGTTGTGCATCAAGGCTGGGCTCGATGCCGATGAATGGACCAAAGGCAGCCTAACTGTTCATATTTACAGGGTTCATTTATTTTCTGAAAAAAAATAG
- the purB gene encoding adenylosuccinate lyase — protein sequence MKQVLSITPIDGRYARLTGVLSNIFSESGLIHHRIHVELKWLKFLITDLKVHELIKADQTLDLSGLDVFINDFNEDYALRVKEIESRTNHDVKAVEYFIKEKLDATGLAPIREWVHFACTSEDINNTSYGLMLKKGKDLVVELLKTFVAEIEKKALLYKSIPMMSRTHGQPATPTTPGKEFINFAWRLNQEIQVLENTVIQAKINGATGNYNAHVFAFPEIDWMAASERFIRDYLGLEPILYTTQINPNTALSRMLHAMVRVAAVMIDFDRDMWGYISFGYFNQRVKEGETGSSTMPHKVNPIDFENSEGNMGLAISMMEHLSVKLQKSRFQRDLSDSTVLRSLGTVFGYFTIGIKNAIKGLSKVDLNQQALEKDLDNNPELLAEPFQTVMRVYGEDNPYEQLKDLTRGRKIQKEDLARFVDGLEKVPPEVKERMRALSPQTYLGLAESLVDRYFEEKLKK from the coding sequence ATGAAACAGGTGTTATCCATCACACCCATAGACGGACGTTATGCCCGTCTTACTGGTGTTCTTTCAAATATTTTCAGTGAATCCGGACTGATTCATCACAGGATTCATGTTGAACTTAAGTGGCTGAAATTTCTAATCACGGATTTGAAGGTCCATGAGCTGATAAAGGCTGACCAGACCTTGGACTTATCAGGTCTGGACGTTTTTATAAATGATTTCAATGAAGATTATGCGCTCAGGGTTAAGGAGATAGAGTCCCGGACTAACCACGATGTAAAGGCCGTGGAATATTTTATTAAAGAAAAACTGGATGCGACAGGGCTGGCCCCAATACGGGAATGGGTTCATTTTGCATGCACGTCCGAAGATATTAACAATACGTCATACGGACTGATGCTTAAAAAAGGCAAGGACCTGGTGGTAGAACTGCTCAAAACCTTTGTGGCGGAAATTGAGAAAAAAGCCCTGCTTTATAAAAGTATCCCAATGATGTCCCGCACCCACGGGCAACCTGCTACCCCTACGACCCCGGGAAAGGAGTTTATCAATTTTGCCTGGCGTTTGAATCAGGAAATTCAGGTTCTGGAAAACACTGTGATCCAGGCAAAAATAAACGGGGCCACGGGCAATTACAACGCACATGTGTTTGCGTTTCCCGAAATTGACTGGATGGCTGCTTCTGAACGGTTTATCCGGGATTACCTGGGCCTTGAACCCATTTTATACACCACCCAGATCAATCCAAATACGGCTCTGTCCAGGATGCTTCATGCCATGGTCCGGGTCGCGGCGGTAATGATTGATTTCGACCGTGACATGTGGGGGTATATCAGTTTCGGATATTTCAACCAGCGGGTTAAGGAGGGTGAAACCGGATCATCCACGATGCCCCATAAGGTCAACCCCATTGATTTTGAAAACAGTGAGGGTAATATGGGCCTGGCGATTTCCATGATGGAGCATTTGTCGGTTAAACTGCAGAAATCACGGTTCCAAAGGGACTTGAGTGACAGCACCGTGCTACGCAGCCTTGGTACCGTATTCGGGTATTTTACCATTGGGATAAAAAATGCCATAAAGGGTCTGTCAAAAGTAGATTTAAACCAGCAGGCGCTTGAAAAGGATCTTGACAATAATCCCGAACTTCTGGCCGAACCGTTTCAAACCGTTATGCGGGTATATGGTGAGGATAATCCATATGAACAGCTTAAAGACTTGACCCGGGGCAGAAAAATTCAGAAAGAGGATTTAGCCCGATTTGTAGACGGACTTGAAAAGGTGCCGCCTGAAGTTAAAGAACGTATGAGGGCGCTTTCACCTCAGACATACCTGGGACTGGCCGAATCCCTGGTGGACAGGTATTTTGAGGAAAAATTAAAGAAATAG
- a CDS encoding integration host factor subunit alpha, giving the protein MALTKTIIAEKIQNELDLSRTFAYDVMEEFLEIIKETISNGEDIMISGFGKFCVNEKKARKGRNPATDEEMTLPARRVVTFKCSGKLRDLINSDIQ; this is encoded by the coding sequence ATGGCACTGACCAAAACGATTATTGCAGAAAAAATACAAAATGAATTAGACCTGTCAAGAACCTTTGCCTATGATGTCATGGAAGAATTTCTTGAAATCATAAAAGAGACCATTTCAAATGGTGAAGATATTATGATTTCAGGTTTCGGCAAATTTTGTGTAAATGAGAAAAAAGCAAGAAAAGGACGCAACCCGGCAACGGATGAAGAGATGACGCTTCCGGCCAGACGGGTTGTCACATTTAAATGTTCCGGAAAACTCCGGGATTTGATCAATTCGGATATCCAATAG
- a CDS encoding M48 family metallopeptidase yields MFLSDLTITNIIIVTLIVDFTMNYVADRLNIGRLTTHLPEKFSDIYDKERYEQSQHYLKATTRFGTITSTIDLGVLLGFWFLGGFGALDNFVRETGWSSIACGLLFIGVLAGCKFIISLPFSIYSTFVIEEKFGFNKTTPKLFVLDLLKSMVLSLALGIPLLSAIFWFLESTGPWAWVICWGVTTVFILAVQYIVPTWIMPLFNKFSPLENGELKNKLFAYAKTIDFPLTQIFVMDGSKRSTKSNAFFTGFGKNKRIVLFDTLINAHTPDELLGVLAHEMGHFKKKHIQRRLIFGILQMGGIFYLLSLFITQQSLFTAFYVDTPSIYAGLVFFSILFSPVDLVISIIMQFFSRKDEYEADRFAAVTTQKAGALITALKKLSADNLANLTPHPFYVFLNYSHPPLAQRIAAMEKIKGTI; encoded by the coding sequence ATGTTTTTATCTGACCTAACGATCACCAACATTATTATCGTTACACTCATTGTGGATTTTACAATGAATTATGTGGCTGATCGTCTGAACATAGGTAGGCTGACAACGCATCTGCCTGAAAAATTTTCAGATATCTACGACAAAGAACGGTATGAACAGTCTCAGCATTATCTTAAGGCGACCACCCGATTTGGTACGATCACGTCGACCATTGATCTTGGTGTTCTTTTAGGGTTCTGGTTTCTGGGCGGATTCGGTGCCCTTGATAATTTTGTCAGAGAAACCGGATGGTCTTCCATTGCCTGCGGACTTTTGTTCATCGGAGTCCTTGCAGGATGCAAATTTATTATATCCCTGCCCTTTTCCATCTATTCCACTTTTGTCATTGAAGAAAAATTTGGGTTTAATAAAACCACACCAAAGCTTTTTGTTCTGGATTTGCTAAAATCCATGGTTTTATCCCTGGCATTAGGCATCCCCTTGCTGTCTGCCATATTCTGGTTTCTGGAAAGCACAGGCCCTTGGGCCTGGGTGATCTGCTGGGGTGTGACCACCGTTTTTATCCTGGCGGTTCAATATATTGTTCCCACATGGATCATGCCGTTGTTCAATAAGTTTTCCCCCCTTGAAAACGGTGAATTAAAGAACAAACTTTTTGCCTATGCGAAAACCATTGATTTTCCTTTAACTCAAATCTTTGTCATGGATGGTTCCAAACGCAGCACCAAGTCCAATGCGTTTTTCACAGGGTTTGGAAAAAACAAGCGCATTGTGCTGTTTGATACCCTGATCAACGCCCATACTCCGGATGAACTTCTGGGTGTACTCGCCCATGAAATGGGGCATTTCAAAAAAAAGCACATCCAGCGCCGTCTTATTTTCGGCATTCTTCAGATGGGGGGGATTTTTTACCTTCTGTCTTTATTCATCACCCAACAAAGCCTGTTCACGGCATTTTATGTGGATACGCCGTCCATATATGCCGGTCTTGTTTTTTTCAGTATTCTGTTTTCCCCGGTTGACCTGGTCATCTCCATTATTATGCAGTTCTTCTCCAGAAAGGATGAGTACGAAGCAGACCGATTTGCCGCGGTGACAACCCAAAAGGCCGGGGCCTTGATAACGGCTTTAAAAAAACTCAGTGCCGACAATCTTGCCAATCTTACCCCGCACCCCTTTTATGTATTTTTAAATTATTCCCATCCGCCACTGGCCCAGCGCATTGCTGCCATGGAAAAAATTAAAGGTACGATCTGA
- a CDS encoding YfcE family phosphodiesterase — translation MERLLVFSDLHGYFPAWLTVKALVGPGDAVAIAGDLFDTRYGSYNDSDFAPEHIRATMADLDFKLFYIYGNCDVEGFCKGYSHELRFKAFDKTIFMHHGHKNPLIIPQGTDIVIQGHTHLPQLEKIQNCIHLNPGSIALPRNETPTFAVIDNNSVNLMTLSGKKLASLNF, via the coding sequence ATGGAACGACTGCTAGTCTTTTCCGATCTTCACGGCTATTTCCCGGCCTGGCTGACGGTAAAAGCCTTGGTCGGTCCCGGTGATGCCGTTGCCATTGCAGGGGATTTGTTTGATACAAGGTATGGCAGCTACAATGACTCCGATTTTGCCCCGGAACACATTCGAGCAACCATGGCCGACCTGGATTTTAAACTTTTTTATATTTATGGCAATTGTGACGTGGAAGGATTCTGTAAAGGTTATTCCCACGAATTGAGATTTAAGGCCTTTGATAAAACCATTTTTATGCATCACGGGCACAAGAATCCCCTGATAATCCCCCAAGGTACAGATATCGTTATCCAAGGTCACACCCACCTGCCCCAGTTAGAAAAAATTCAAAATTGTATCCACCTGAATCCAGGCTCCATCGCACTTCCCAGAAACGAGACACCGACCTTTGCCGTCATTGACAACAACAGTGTAAATTTAATGACGCTGTCCGGCAAAAAACTGGCATCACTGAATTTTTAA
- a CDS encoding glutamate synthase-related protein: MRFSKGNDALGTKNRGDVCESSLCTLCRADCVGKCETWLSSMVGRELLYPRSFGLVTAGANNTSHVGVSYNSLRVQGYAYGANGMTNELTNSPDDCVFPNVSLETEFGKKQKTKIKMPLMTGALGSTFIAEKYWDSFAIGGALVGIPVVIGENVVGVDRNSEISNTETKQGKIKSAPELDRRIDTYLRYYDGYGAIIVQLNVEDTRNGVAEYVVDKYGDKCIIELKWGQGAKNIGGEIQVRSLEYATFLKNRGYVVDPDPTKEDVRQGFEQGAIKAFARHSRLGGTNLSSVGQVQEDFMSSVAYLRSIGFERITLKTGSYGMEELAMAIKFATDAELDLLTIDGSGGGTGMSPWNMMQSWGVPSIILHAKAHEYASLLSAKGKSVVDMSFAGGFALEDHIFKALAVGAPYTKLVCMGRAIMIPGFLGANIEGAIYPERRAEVNGNWNELPKNVLEVGKTADEIFACYHDLEDKLGKDEMKNIPYGAIAFYTLADKLGCGLQQLMAGARKFSLNKITRQEIFSGNRETAKETGIPHVADVNDESARKILNS, translated from the coding sequence ATGAGATTTTCAAAGGGCAATGATGCACTGGGAACCAAAAACCGGGGAGATGTTTGTGAATCAAGCCTGTGTACCCTGTGCCGGGCTGACTGCGTCGGGAAATGCGAAACCTGGCTGTCCAGCATGGTAGGCCGGGAACTGCTGTACCCCCGCAGCTTTGGCCTGGTAACAGCCGGAGCCAACAACACCAGCCATGTGGGGGTTTCCTACAACAGCCTGAGAGTACAGGGGTATGCGTATGGAGCCAACGGTATGACAAACGAACTTACCAACAGCCCGGATGATTGTGTTTTCCCCAATGTTTCCCTGGAAACCGAATTTGGCAAAAAACAAAAGACCAAGATAAAAATGCCTTTAATGACCGGCGCCTTAGGCTCAACATTCATCGCAGAAAAATATTGGGATTCTTTTGCCATCGGCGGTGCACTGGTCGGTATCCCTGTGGTCATTGGAGAGAATGTGGTGGGCGTTGACCGTAATTCTGAAATTTCGAACACCGAAACCAAGCAGGGAAAAATAAAAAGTGCCCCTGAGCTGGACCGCCGTATTGATACTTACCTGCGGTACTATGACGGGTACGGCGCCATCATTGTTCAGCTCAATGTGGAAGATACCAGAAACGGTGTGGCCGAATACGTTGTGGACAAGTATGGCGACAAATGTATCATTGAGTTAAAATGGGGACAGGGAGCTAAAAATATCGGCGGAGAAATCCAGGTGCGCTCCCTGGAATATGCAACCTTTCTGAAAAATCGCGGTTACGTAGTGGACCCGGATCCCACAAAAGAGGATGTCCGTCAGGGATTTGAGCAAGGCGCCATCAAGGCCTTTGCCCGCCACAGCCGGCTGGGGGGTACCAACCTTTCCTCTGTGGGCCAGGTTCAGGAAGATTTTATGAGCAGTGTGGCATACCTGCGCAGCATCGGATTTGAACGGATCACTCTGAAAACAGGTTCCTACGGCATGGAAGAATTGGCCATGGCCATCAAATTTGCTACGGATGCGGAACTGGATCTGCTCACCATTGACGGCTCCGGCGGCGGCACGGGCATGAGCCCCTGGAATATGATGCAGAGCTGGGGAGTTCCTTCCATCATCCTCCATGCAAAAGCCCATGAATACGCAAGTCTTCTGTCTGCCAAGGGAAAAAGCGTGGTGGACATGTCCTTTGCCGGTGGGTTTGCACTGGAAGATCATATATTTAAAGCCCTGGCCGTAGGCGCACCCTACACCAAGCTGGTGTGCATGGGCCGGGCAATCATGATACCGGGATTTTTAGGCGCCAACATTGAAGGGGCTATCTACCCGGAACGCCGGGCCGAGGTCAATGGAAACTGGAATGAACTGCCAAAGAATGTTCTGGAAGTAGGCAAGACTGCGGATGAAATTTTTGCCTGTTACCACGATCTGGAAGATAAGCTCGGCAAGGACGAAATGAAAAATATCCCCTATGGCGCCATTGCCTTTTACACCCTGGCGGATAAGCTGGGATGCGGCCTGCAGCAGCTCATGGCAGGGGCCAGGAAATTCTCACTGAACAAAATCACCCGGCAGGAAATTTTTTCCGGAAACCGGGAAACTGCCAAAGAGACAGGAATCCCGCATGTCGCAGACGTTAACGATGAAAGTGCCAGAAAGATCCTGAACTCTTAG